The following DNA comes from Paraburkholderia sp. PGU19.
GCTGCGATCGAACCACGGCTTGAGAAACTGCTGAAGACGCGGCGTGCGCGAGTTGCCGAAGAGCTGTACAGGCGGCCCCGACTCGACGATCTGACCGGCTTCCATGAACATGACCTTGTCGGAAATCTTCGCGGCGAAACTCATTTCGTGTGTGACCATGACCATCGTCATGCCGTCCTGTGCGAGTGAACGGATCACGTTCAGCACTTCTTCGACGAGTTCGGGATCGAGCGCCGAAGTCGGTTCGTCGAGCAACATCACTTCCGGCTCGATGGCAAGCGCACGCGCGATGCCGACGCGCTGCTGTTGTCCGCCGCTCAACCGCGCGGGATAGACGTCCGCCTTGTGCTGCAGGCCGACGCGAGCGAGCGCCGCTTGCGCCTTGGCGCGCGCGTCCGCGCGGCGCATCTTTTTGGACAGCACGAGCGGCGCGGCGACGTTGTCGAGTACGCTCATGTGCGGCCACAGATTGAACTGCTGAAACACCATCGACACCGGGCGCCGCACCTCCGCGACGCTCGCCTCGCTGTCGCGATCGCGCGGCGTGCGGCCAGCGGAGCGATAGCCGAGCAGTTGCCCTTTGATCCAGACTTCGCCTTCGTCGTAGGGTTCGAGGAAGTTCATGCAGCGCAGCGCCGTCGTCTTGCCCGAGCCGGACGGCCCGATCAGCGTGACGATCTCGCCGCGCATCACGTCGAGGTCGATGCCCTTGAGCACGCGGGTTGCGCCGTACGACTTGCCGACGGCGCGCAGCTTGAGTATGGGTTGAGCGCTCATGTGGCTTTATGTGTGGCTTGATTTGCGGCGTTGCGCAGAAAAGAGTTCATCGCCGTCGCGCGCTGCGCGAGCAGCGACACGGCCTGCGTGAGCAGCCAGTAGCTCACGATCAACAGCGCATACGGACCGATGTACGTGTAAGTGGAGGCGACGATGTCGCTGGCCGTCATCGTCAGTTCGGGCACCGTGATGATGGATGCCACGGCGCTCTCCTTGATCACGAGAATGATCTGGTTCGCGAGCAGCGGCACCGCGAACTCGAGCGCCTGCGGCAGTTCGATCGCGCGGAACGCGGCCCAGCGGTTCACGCCGAACGCCTGCGCGGCCTCGATCTGACCACGCGGCACGCTGGCCCATGCAGCGCGAAAAATCTCCGCGAAATACGCGCTCGCATAGATCGCGAGCGACACGACCGTTGCTTGCACGGCCGTCATCGTGATACCGAAAACGGGCAGCCCGAAGTAGACGATCATCAGTTGCGACAGATACGGCATGCCGCGAATCAGCCAGACGAACAGGCCGTAGGGCGCGGCAAGCACGCGGACGTAACGCAGGCGCAACGCGTTGAGCGTGAAACCGCCGGCCATGCCGAGCATAGCCGCGATCAGGCTGACTTCGAGCGTGACGAGCATCGCGTCGGCGAAGCGTGGAACGAGAGCGAGCAGGTTATCCATGCGAGTGATCCCCGGTCATGCGCGCGACGCCGCGCGGCGCTCGTAGCAATGCGCGGCGAAGGACAGCAGCGTGGTGATGGCCAGATAGAAGAGCGCGGCGCACGTGTACACCTCCAGCGGCCGGTACGTCGATGACGACAGTTGCTGGCCGACGCGCATCAGGTCCGTGACGGATATCACCGACACCACCGCCGACGCCTTGACGATATCGATCATCTCCGACACGAGCGCAGGCAGTGTCACCCGCACCACCTGCGGCACTTCGATGTGCCACAGCACCTGACGGCGCGTCAGATTGAACGTGACGGCCGCTTCGATCTGCCCGCGTGCGATCGAGCGAAAGCCCGCGCCGAGAATCTGCGACTGATACGCGGCCGTGTTCATCGACAGCCCGATGGCCGCCGCGACGATGCCGGGCACCGCGAGCCCGAGCGCCGACGGCAGGTAATACATCACGAGCAGTTGCGCGAGCACGGGCGTGCCGCGAAACACGCTGACATAGACCCGCGCGGCGCCCGCGAGCAGCCGGCTCTCGCTTGCCGACATCGTGTAGATGAAGATGCCGGCAAAGAAGCCGCAGAACACGGCAGCCGCCGACAGCCACAGCGTCGTCAATGCGCCGTCCAGCAGTTGCGGCAGATAGCCGGCGCAGCGTGCGAGCAGATCGGGAGCGTTCATCTATCGGATCGCGGCAAGTCAGATGGAGGGCGCGGGGACGGCGTCGACGGGGACGTCCATCGTCGAGCCGAACCACTTCTCCTGCAGCTTCTTCATCGTGCCGTCGCGGTTCGCACGTGCGATGCCGTCGCTAAAGAGCTTGACGAGCGCAGCGCTGTCGCTGTCCTTGCGCGCGACCCACGCGAAGTAGCTCTTCGGCCCGATCGTCTGCGGCAGCAGCGTGAACACACCGGGACGCGATTTCATCAACGGCCCCAGGTTTGCGACCGATTGCGCGACGGCATCGAGCCGTCCCACGGCGAGATCGGCATAGGCTTCGTCGAACGCAACGTACTGCTTGATCTGCTTGATGCCGGGGCCGCCAGCGTCTTTCAGTTTCTTGTCGAGCGCCTGCAATGCCTGTAGCTGCGCCGAGCCCGTCTGCGAGCCGACGATCTTGCCGTTCAGGTCGTCGGGAGACTTGATGCTCGTGTCGCCGTTGCGCAGCAGCACGCCCGTCGTCGCGTCGGCGATGGGCAGGGTGAACGCGAAGTGGCTGACGCGGTCCTTGTTGACGGTAACGGCCGTGACGACGATATCGAAGCGCTTGGCGTCGAGTCCCGGCAGCAGTCCCTGAAACGGCAGGTCGAGTTGCTTGACCTTCACATCGGGTATCGACTTCAGCACGTAGGCCATCAGATCCGCGTCATAACCGACGATCTTGCCGTTATCGACGTACTCGAAGGGCGCGTAACGGGCCTCCGTCGCGATGGTGATTTCCTTGTTCGTCTTGATGCGCGTCAGTAGATCGTCGGACTGCGACCAGCCCGGCGTGGCGGTGACGAGTGCGAGCGCACCGAGCAGCGAGAAGACCAGACTGCGAAGAGGCTTGTTCATGACGCTTCCTTGTGAAAGGCCCGTGGCCGAGTATGAAAGTGAAAAGAATGAAATTCAAGTTACTTGAATGAGGTTCAATAAGCATGAGGCGTGCCATGCGAGACGGCCTTGTCGCGCAGGGAAGCCGGCGCGCGAGATGCACCGGCGCGGGGAGTTTTTGGCGCCGCCGAGGTCGCGCGCGGCGCACGATGCACCGCGCTGGGGATGCCGTGCCACGCGCCGATGTCGCAATTCGTCACATCGATGTCGCGCTGGCATCACAGAAGCCATGCGGCGCCGCCGTTAGTCCTGTAGACGGCCTGCGATCGCATGGCCAGTTCCGATTCCGTTCTGACTACTGGAGAAACGCTGCGCGCGCCGCACTTTCGGCGCGCACGCTGCTTTGCGCTCATGTTCAGAAACACCACGATTCGCGGCGGGCTCGCCGCCACCATCTCGGGTTGCACGCTGCTGTTGATGCTGGTCATCGCGGCGGCTGTGTTTGCGCTCTTCAAGAGCAACGCCGCGCTCGATGCGATGTATCGGGACGACACGGCTTCCGTCGTGCATCTGAAGACCAGCTCCGAGCGGTTGCTGGTGTTCCGCACGGGGCTCGCCGACGTCGAGCAACTGATCAGTGCGGGCAAGCCGGCTGCCGCCGAGATCAAACAGCTGCATGTGCTGCTCGCCGAGAGCAACCGCGAGCTCGATGCGTACCGTGCGCTGCACGCGCCCGAGGAGCAGGAAACGACGCTGCTCTCTGCGATGACGGACAAACGCGACCGTCTGTTGACGCAGGCCTTTTCGAAGGCCCTCAAGCAGCTCGACGAAGAAAATCTGGTCGACTTCCTGAGCACACAGCGCGAGATGCCCGTCGCGCTGTTCGACGAATACCAGAAGGCGCTCATCGCGCTGGAGGATTTTCAGGTGCAGCGCCAGCGTATGCGCTTCGATCACGCGAACGAGCGCTTTCAGATGACACTCTGGGGTTTCGGCGCGGCTGGATTGAGCGCGCTGATCGTCGGCATGCTCGCGCATCGGGGGCTGACGCGGGCGATCGTCACGCCCGTCAACGCCGCCGTCGAATACTTCGCGAGGATCGCAGCAGGCGACCTCACGGCTGTCGTCAAAACGGAGCGCCGCAATGAAATGGGTTATCTGCTCGACGCGCTGAACGACATGCAGCAAGGTCTCGTCGCCGTCGTGCGCAAGGTCAGGGCGGGGACGGACGCGATCATGCACGATGCGCGAGCAATTGCCAGCGGCAACCGCGATCTGTCGATGCGCGCCGGCGATCAGGCCGCCTCGCTCCAGCAGGCGGCCGCAAGCATGGAACAACTGACGGCCACGGTGCGGCAGAACGCCGACAATGCGCACGACGCGAGCGCGCTCGCCACCCGTGCATCCGACATTGCGACACGCGGCGGCGAAGTGGTGCGTCAGGTCGTCGATACGATGGATGCGATTTCGGATAGCTCGGCGCGCATTGTCGGCATTGTCGGCGTGATCGAGAGCATTGCGTTCCAGACCAATATTCTTGCGCTGAACGCAGCCGTCGAAGCGGCGCGAGCGGGAGATCAGGGGCGCGGCTTCGCGGTGGTGGCCAGCGAGGTGCGGCATCTGGCGCAGCGCAGCGCGACCGCTGCAAAGGAAATCAAGGAACTGATCGGCAATTCGACGCTGAGCGTGCGTGCGGGAAGCGAACTGGTCTTGCGCGCGGGCTCGACGATGGACGACATCCTCAAGGCCGTGCAGAGCGTGAACGCGATCATGGCGGATATCAGTCTTGCGTCGCGCGAGCAGACGGCGGGTATCGAACTGGTCAACGCGACCGTCGTGCAGATGGAAGCGATGACGCAGAGCAACGCAACGCTGGTCGAGTCGGCGTCGACCACGGCGGCTTCGCTGGAAGCGCAAAGCGAGCATCTGCACGGCGCCGTGGCGATATTCCGTGTGAGCGGGGACGAGCGGCCCGGGTGACAGCACATGGCGCCGATGGATCTGTTGGGTTGTCTCAGGCAGGCGATCAGCGAAAGTTGGCCGCAACCCGCCATTGCGGCCGTTCCGTCGGGCCGCGTCAACGCCCACCATCGGCCGCGGAGCCTTGACTGGCGGGCCTTCAGAGGTTCGTCCACGACCTTGCAAGCACGATTGGCATAGCCCATGCGGTTGTCGCTGCGGGCGCAACGACGATCGTTGTCGCGCGATGCGTGGCGTTCTGCCGCGCGGATCGAGTCCGCGAAACCGTGTTGATCGTTTGAGCCTTCCATTGCGCGCGCAGGCGGGACCTCGCGCGCTCCATCGGATTGCACCAGGCGCGTCGCAACACATGGCTCGCGTGCATTCGATTGCTCAACGAACTCAAGGGAGTCCACATGAATGCGAAACTGATCGGCGCGCTGTTGCTGGCGTGCGTGACATCGTTTGCCCTGCCAGCCTTCGCGGGCGATGACGGGCCCGCTTCCAGTCCTCGAACAGGCGGCGTCGTGAAAGCGTCGCACGCTGGGCACAGCGATCAAATGACTGTGCCGGACAAGGCCACGCCTGGCAATCACAGCGGCGTCGGCGGCGTTGAACCGGGGAAATCGCAGTCCGGCAAACATGAGCAGCCCGACAGCATCGATCCGATGTATCGCGGCGGTTGATTGTCCTGTACGGCCTCGCCACCTATGTCGAACCAGAGGCCGGCTTCAGGTTCGCGTCAAAATTGCCCGTCGATAAGCGTTATCGTCGCGCTATTTCACGCCAGCCGCATCCAACTGTTCGCTAAATCCGGCTAATTACAGTGTTTGCTTGTTTTTGCCCGTCCGCGCGCTTTATCCTTATCGTTTGGTAGCCGAAAGGGGACAGCGTGGACCGCATTCAGGCAATGGAAGTATTCACTCGTGTGGTCGATGCGAACAGCTTCACGCGCGCCGCCGAGCAGATGGGCATGCCGCGCGCGACGGTAACGACGACCATCCAGAATCTCGAAGCCGTGCTCGGCGTGCGTCTGATGAACCGGACCACGCGGCGCCTGTCGCTCACGCCGGAAGGCGCGGCGTATTACGAGCACAGCATTCGCATCATCACGGACATCGCGGAAACGGACGCGAGTTTTCAGGCGGGCAATCGCAAGCCGAGCGGGGCGCTGCGCGTGCACATGCCGAATTCGCTCGGACGTTATCTGGTGATACCCGCGTTGCGCAGCTTTCACGAGCGCTATCCGGACATCTCGCTCGATCTGGGCCTCTCGGACCGACCCGTCGATCCCGTCGAGGAGGGGATCGACTGCATGGTGCGGGCGGGCCCGCTCGAAGACTCGTCGATGGTTGCGCGGCGCGTCGGCACGCTCAAGCGCGTGACGTGCGCGTCGCCTGATTATCTTCAGCGCTACGGGTCGCCGAAGAGCATCGACGATCTGGCCATGCATCAGGCCGTGAATTTCCGTGTCGCGCACAACACGCGGCCGATGCCGTGGATCGTTATCGTCGACGGCAAGCCAACGGAAGTGCGGATGAACGGTGTCGTCACGGTCAACGACTCGGAAGCATACGTCAAGTGCGGACTGGAAGGTTTCGGCCTGATCCAGCCTATGCTCTTCATGGTCGCGCCGAAACTGCGCGACGGATCGCTGCTCGAAGTGCTGCCCGACTTCAAGCCGAAGCCCAAGCCGGTGTCGATCGTGTATCCGAACAACCGCCATCTGTCCGCGAAGGTGCGCGTGTTCGCGGACTGGATTGCGGAGTTGTTCGAATCGACGCCCGCGCTGGCGGACGGCGACACACGGCGCGTGGTCGTGCCGAAACGCGAGCCGCAGCAGGCGGATCATGGGCCGATTGCGGCGTGACGTTGGTCGTCACAGCATGTCTTCGTGACGGCAATTGATGAGCAGTTCCGCCATGCTCGCCGTGTTCGGCAGTTCTAG
Coding sequences within:
- a CDS encoding amino acid ABC transporter permease; translation: MDNLLALVPRFADAMLVTLEVSLIAAMLGMAGGFTLNALRLRYVRVLAAPYGLFVWLIRGMPYLSQLMIVYFGLPVFGITMTAVQATVVSLAIYASAYFAEIFRAAWASVPRGQIEAAQAFGVNRWAAFRAIELPQALEFAVPLLANQIILVIKESAVASIITVPELTMTASDIVASTYTYIGPYALLIVSYWLLTQAVSLLAQRATAMNSFLRNAANQATHKAT
- a CDS encoding amino acid ABC transporter ATP-binding protein is translated as MSAQPILKLRAVGKSYGATRVLKGIDLDVMRGEIVTLIGPSGSGKTTALRCMNFLEPYDEGEVWIKGQLLGYRSAGRTPRDRDSEASVAEVRRPVSMVFQQFNLWPHMSVLDNVAAPLVLSKKMRRADARAKAQAALARVGLQHKADVYPARLSGGQQQRVGIARALAIEPEVMLLDEPTSALDPELVEEVLNVIRSLAQDGMTMVMVTHEMSFAAKISDKVMFMEAGQIVESGPPVQLFGNSRTPRLQQFLKPWFDRSLSFSASAGRADSVVQTSGASS
- a CDS encoding transporter substrate-binding domain-containing protein encodes the protein MNKPLRSLVFSLLGALALVTATPGWSQSDDLLTRIKTNKEITIATEARYAPFEYVDNGKIVGYDADLMAYVLKSIPDVKVKQLDLPFQGLLPGLDAKRFDIVVTAVTVNKDRVSHFAFTLPIADATTGVLLRNGDTSIKSPDDLNGKIVGSQTGSAQLQALQALDKKLKDAGGPGIKQIKQYVAFDEAYADLAVGRLDAVAQSVANLGPLMKSRPGVFTLLPQTIGPKSYFAWVARKDSDSAALVKLFSDGIARANRDGTMKKLQEKWFGSTMDVPVDAVPAPSI
- a CDS encoding methyl-accepting chemotaxis protein: MFRNTTIRGGLAATISGCTLLLMLVIAAAVFALFKSNAALDAMYRDDTASVVHLKTSSERLLVFRTGLADVEQLISAGKPAAAEIKQLHVLLAESNRELDAYRALHAPEEQETTLLSAMTDKRDRLLTQAFSKALKQLDEENLVDFLSTQREMPVALFDEYQKALIALEDFQVQRQRMRFDHANERFQMTLWGFGAAGLSALIVGMLAHRGLTRAIVTPVNAAVEYFARIAAGDLTAVVKTERRNEMGYLLDALNDMQQGLVAVVRKVRAGTDAIMHDARAIASGNRDLSMRAGDQAASLQQAAASMEQLTATVRQNADNAHDASALATRASDIATRGGEVVRQVVDTMDAISDSSARIVGIVGVIESIAFQTNILALNAAVEAARAGDQGRGFAVVASEVRHLAQRSATAAKEIKELIGNSTLSVRAGSELVLRAGSTMDDILKAVQSVNAIMADISLASREQTAGIELVNATVVQMEAMTQSNATLVESASTTAASLEAQSEHLHGAVAIFRVSGDERPG
- a CDS encoding amino acid ABC transporter permease, producing the protein MNAPDLLARCAGYLPQLLDGALTTLWLSAAAVFCGFFAGIFIYTMSASESRLLAGAARVYVSVFRGTPVLAQLLVMYYLPSALGLAVPGIVAAAIGLSMNTAAYQSQILGAGFRSIARGQIEAAVTFNLTRRQVLWHIEVPQVVRVTLPALVSEMIDIVKASAVVSVISVTDLMRVGQQLSSSTYRPLEVYTCAALFYLAITTLLSFAAHCYERRAASRA
- a CDS encoding LysR family transcriptional regulator; the encoded protein is MDRIQAMEVFTRVVDANSFTRAAEQMGMPRATVTTTIQNLEAVLGVRLMNRTTRRLSLTPEGAAYYEHSIRIITDIAETDASFQAGNRKPSGALRVHMPNSLGRYLVIPALRSFHERYPDISLDLGLSDRPVDPVEEGIDCMVRAGPLEDSSMVARRVGTLKRVTCASPDYLQRYGSPKSIDDLAMHQAVNFRVAHNTRPMPWIVIVDGKPTEVRMNGVVTVNDSEAYVKCGLEGFGLIQPMLFMVAPKLRDGSLLEVLPDFKPKPKPVSIVYPNNRHLSAKVRVFADWIAELFESTPALADGDTRRVVVPKREPQQADHGPIAA